In Halobacteriovorax sp. HLS, the following are encoded in one genomic region:
- a CDS encoding Crp/Fnr family transcriptional regulator: protein MNDSLKQDNFKDVINFKKDAVLFIEGEASSFMYIIAKGRIGILKENDGKVMPLAIVGEKSFIGEMSLFNDEKRSATAVALEDSEVFMIKKSDIKKVLKNCPEWVSNIMVTLTDRLRDVDELMREHRVFDNELIEKFEVNSSEQKVILKSIDEYKKRRGL, encoded by the coding sequence ATGAACGATTCACTCAAGCAAGATAATTTCAAAGATGTAATTAACTTTAAAAAAGATGCAGTTCTTTTTATTGAAGGGGAAGCCTCTTCGTTTATGTATATTATTGCTAAAGGTAGGATCGGTATTCTTAAAGAGAATGACGGAAAAGTTATGCCTTTGGCAATTGTTGGAGAAAAGAGTTTTATTGGTGAGATGTCTCTTTTTAACGATGAAAAGAGAAGTGCGACTGCAGTTGCTTTAGAAGACTCTGAGGTTTTTATGATTAAGAAGTCTGACATCAAGAAAGTTCTTAAGAATTGTCCTGAGTGGGTAAGTAATATTATGGTTACACTTACGGATAGATTAAGAGATGTGGATGAATTAATGAGAGAACATAGAGTTTTCGATAATGAATTAATAGAGAAATTTGAGGTCAATTCTTCAGAACAAAAGGTTATTTTGAAGTCAATTGATGAGTATAAAAAAAGAAGAGGATTATAG
- a CDS encoding FliG C-terminal domain-containing protein: MDSNSKKESGVFINGKAQIIEMLQIMPEEEKATLFKNIQMRNPQLAAELIEKSISFNDLYKLNDFDLKTLTRSVHSGVFGVAIRASSVEFQKRVLSLLPREYAEKAYHAMKANLSNENDSIKKAREKVVQTIGTLNRRQQIKLN; encoded by the coding sequence ATGGATTCAAATTCAAAAAAAGAAAGTGGTGTATTCATTAATGGTAAAGCACAGATTATTGAAATGCTTCAGATCATGCCAGAAGAAGAAAAAGCGACTCTCTTTAAAAATATTCAAATGAGAAACCCTCAACTCGCTGCAGAGCTAATTGAAAAAAGTATTTCATTTAATGATCTTTATAAGCTCAACGACTTTGACCTTAAAACTCTTACTCGTAGCGTTCACTCCGGTGTTTTTGGTGTAGCTATTCGTGCAAGCTCAGTAGAATTTCAAAAAAGAGTTTTATCACTTCTGCCACGAGAGTATGCCGAAAAAGCATATCACGCGATGAAAGCAAATTTAAGTAACGAGAATGATTCTATAAAGAAAGCCCGCGAGAAAGTTGTTCAAACAATAGGAACCCTTAACAGAAGACAGCAAATAAAGCTTAACTAG
- a CDS encoding heme-copper oxidase subunit III, whose translation MAGHSNEVVAHDGIIDYPNDPEFGKASPNKIGMWLFLGTDGMSFSGLLIAYAVLRWTAVDWPNPVEALGGVTLSGIMTFILICSSVSMVLCIDACKQRDRQGILNWLGITIIGGALFLGIQVYEYYHLMHEMGMTFSTYTKGNNLFASTFFSITGFHGLHVFTGVTYLCYMWKLAYDGRFDKGDYTLLELAGLFWHFVDLVWILVFTFIYLL comes from the coding sequence ATGGCAGGACACAGTAACGAAGTTGTGGCACACGATGGAATTATTGATTATCCAAATGATCCGGAATTCGGAAAAGCTAGTCCAAATAAAATTGGGATGTGGCTATTTCTTGGTACAGATGGAATGTCATTTTCTGGTCTTTTAATTGCTTATGCTGTTTTAAGATGGACTGCGGTTGATTGGCCAAATCCTGTTGAGGCCCTTGGTGGAGTTACTCTTTCTGGGATTATGACTTTTATTCTAATTTGTTCTTCAGTGTCGATGGTACTTTGTATCGATGCATGTAAACAAAGAGATCGTCAGGGAATATTGAATTGGCTTGGGATAACTATTATAGGTGGAGCATTATTCCTTGGTATTCAAGTATACGAGTACTATCACTTAATGCATGAAATGGGGATGACTTTTAGTACATACACTAAAGGTAATAACCTCTTTGCTTCAACGTTCTTCTCTATTACAGGTTTTCACGGTCTACACGTTTTTACTGGGGTAACTTATCTTTGTTATATGTGGAAGCTTGCATATGATGGAAGATTTGATAAGGGTGATTACACTCTACTTGAATTAGCGGGACTGTTTTGGCACTTTGTTGACCTCGTTTGGATTCTAGTTTTTACTTTTATCTACCTGCTTTAA
- a CDS encoding c-type cytochrome has translation MSKKQEPGMAFNMQTLNKIFAFLSVAFLVTVVWVFLDDYIRPWKAVQLKGMKIKQEKIAKKIEAAEGEINKEKLEKFEMQLEASRKTVQDRKDKIAKAQATLDLIKKDIQNETIVKGIANSQVSAVGFQYGVAHAEHAPNAKELYKKLQGLKVEFAESSERMKQLQKEEKSITRQIATYNKEVTDTERSIDKIVGTRDLLLKAKDKLKMDPIFAIRNMPFVDFLDPTLKIQQVVLENITDDRYFRHVPKVDRCMTCHVFIADEGYEDQENPYKTHPNLDLMVGAKGIHPMKQFGCTTCHGGEGHRVNDFNSAAHMPKDEEQQKEWEEKYNWHEPHKVPIVQFRRGQYEAGCVKCHDNVEYIPQATVVNDGKRNIRKFGCYACHKIEGWEHNRKPGPSLEKVASKLDKEFFKNWVWSPKSFNKHAKMPQFFNQTNNDKPEFVKKNITEVNAMADYVYEKSKDYKPFAKYAGGNTARGKKLVREVGCMGCHGVEDFAPESKKVDAFVGPYLDGIGSKVKSHDWMVSWLLKPSHYQEDTIMPSFRLSNREANDIAAYLMSKKNKKFEELRFEPLDTKVRDDLLVEYFAAFEPVEVAKARLEKMSDHDRTMELGYRSIGKYGCYSCHNIEGFEGRAPIGPELTKLGSKPLTQFGFGHEKVAHSRDAWVKAHLINPRRWDNGADKPFKDLLRMPQFYMTEKQADDITVALMGQVSDKVPATGVKQLDKDEAVVAEGMKVVTKYNCIGCHQIDGDFGDILKIYDEDINQGPPRLVGQGHRVQSDWLQNFLGNVYPIRYWDKDFASNPIRMPSFNLSNEEKNKLVAMFQHKEKQKTFEDNSKPVVWERGERQAAVKLVESLACNSCHAGLQGSPSEPTAPNLKFAKRRLRASWIKKWLSDPQAIMPGTLMPSFWEDGESMDTEILGGDAEKQKNALVKYLLEIGEDKLSPLDK, from the coding sequence ATGAGCAAAAAGCAAGAGCCAGGTATGGCTTTTAACATGCAAACACTTAACAAGATCTTTGCATTTCTTTCTGTTGCATTTTTGGTGACTGTTGTTTGGGTTTTTCTAGATGATTATATTCGTCCATGGAAAGCCGTGCAGTTAAAAGGAATGAAAATTAAGCAAGAAAAGATTGCTAAGAAAATCGAAGCAGCTGAAGGTGAGATCAATAAAGAGAAGCTTGAAAAGTTTGAGATGCAACTCGAAGCTTCTAGAAAGACTGTGCAAGATAGAAAAGATAAAATTGCCAAAGCACAGGCTACACTTGATCTTATTAAAAAAGATATTCAAAACGAAACGATCGTTAAGGGTATTGCTAACTCGCAAGTATCTGCTGTTGGTTTCCAATATGGTGTAGCACATGCAGAACATGCTCCGAACGCGAAAGAGCTTTATAAAAAACTGCAAGGCCTTAAGGTAGAATTTGCAGAATCTTCTGAAAGAATGAAGCAACTTCAAAAAGAAGAGAAGTCTATAACAAGACAGATTGCTACTTATAATAAAGAAGTTACTGATACAGAAAGAAGTATCGACAAGATAGTTGGAACGAGAGACTTACTTTTAAAAGCAAAAGATAAGCTTAAAATGGATCCGATCTTCGCAATTAGAAATATGCCTTTTGTTGACTTCTTAGATCCAACTCTAAAGATACAACAAGTTGTTTTAGAAAATATTACAGACGATAGATACTTTAGACATGTTCCTAAGGTTGATCGTTGTATGACTTGTCACGTTTTCATCGCCGATGAAGGTTATGAAGATCAAGAGAACCCTTATAAAACTCACCCTAACTTAGACCTTATGGTTGGAGCTAAAGGGATTCACCCAATGAAACAATTTGGTTGTACTACTTGTCATGGTGGAGAAGGACATAGAGTTAATGACTTTAATTCTGCTGCTCACATGCCAAAAGATGAGGAACAACAAAAAGAATGGGAAGAAAAGTATAACTGGCATGAGCCACATAAAGTACCTATCGTTCAGTTTAGAAGAGGTCAGTACGAAGCTGGTTGTGTAAAATGTCACGACAATGTTGAATACATTCCACAGGCAACTGTTGTTAATGATGGTAAGAGAAATATTAGAAAGTTCGGTTGTTATGCATGTCATAAAATCGAAGGTTGGGAACATAATAGAAAGCCAGGGCCAAGTTTAGAAAAAGTTGCTTCTAAATTGGATAAAGAATTCTTTAAGAATTGGGTATGGTCACCAAAGTCATTTAATAAGCATGCGAAAATGCCTCAGTTCTTTAATCAGACAAATAACGATAAGCCGGAATTTGTTAAAAAGAATATTACTGAAGTAAATGCAATGGCCGATTATGTTTACGAAAAGTCAAAAGACTATAAGCCTTTTGCTAAATATGCTGGTGGTAATACTGCCAGAGGTAAGAAGCTTGTTCGTGAAGTCGGTTGTATGGGATGTCACGGAGTTGAAGACTTTGCACCAGAATCTAAGAAAGTAGATGCTTTTGTAGGTCCTTACTTAGATGGAATTGGTTCTAAAGTTAAGAGTCATGATTGGATGGTGTCTTGGTTATTAAAACCATCTCATTATCAAGAAGACACGATTATGCCTTCATTTAGACTATCAAATAGAGAAGCTAATGATATTGCAGCTTATTTAATGTCTAAGAAGAATAAGAAGTTTGAAGAACTTAGGTTCGAGCCTCTTGATACTAAAGTTAGAGACGATCTACTTGTTGAGTATTTCGCAGCTTTCGAGCCTGTAGAAGTAGCAAAAGCAAGGCTTGAAAAGATGAGCGATCACGATAGAACAATGGAGCTAGGTTATAGATCTATTGGAAAGTATGGTTGTTACTCATGTCATAATATAGAAGGGTTTGAGGGAAGAGCTCCTATTGGTCCTGAATTAACTAAACTAGGTTCTAAGCCACTAACTCAATTTGGTTTTGGACATGAGAAGGTTGCTCATTCAAGAGATGCTTGGGTTAAAGCTCATTTAATAAATCCTAGACGTTGGGACAATGGTGCAGATAAACCATTTAAAGATCTTTTAAGAATGCCTCAGTTTTACATGACCGAAAAACAAGCTGATGATATTACTGTTGCTCTAATGGGACAAGTTTCAGATAAAGTTCCTGCAACAGGTGTTAAACAACTTGATAAAGATGAAGCCGTTGTAGCTGAAGGGATGAAAGTTGTTACTAAGTACAACTGTATCGGTTGTCACCAAATTGATGGAGACTTCGGTGATATCTTAAAAATATACGATGAAGATATTAATCAAGGACCTCCACGTCTAGTTGGGCAAGGTCATAGAGTACAGTCTGATTGGTTACAGAACTTCTTAGGAAATGTGTATCCAATAAGATACTGGGATAAGGACTTCGCTTCTAATCCAATTAGAATGCCTTCATTTAACTTAAGTAATGAAGAAAAAAACAAGCTAGTTGCGATGTTCCAGCATAAAGAAAAGCAAAAAACTTTTGAAGACAACTCTAAGCCAGTTGTTTGGGAAAGAGGTGAGAGACAAGCTGCTGTTAAATTGGTTGAGTCATTGGCCTGTAATTCATGTCACGCTGGTCTTCAGGGAAGTCCATCTGAACCAACTGCTCCAAACTTAAAGTTTGCGAAGAGAAGGTTAAGAGCTTCTTGGATTAAGAAATGGTTATCAGATCCTCAAGCAATTATGCCAGGAACTTTAATGCCATCTTTCTGGGAAGACGGAGAAAGTATGGACACTGAAATTCTTGGTGGAGATGCTGAGAAACAAAAGAATGCTTTAGTTAAATACTTATTAGAAATTGGTGAAGATAAACTTTCACCGTTAGATAAATAA
- a CDS encoding response regulator, which translates to MLDRLKVLVVEDEEEIRDFVGFCLEDFLGNRVEYFSSSDGLDALEKTKTCKYDLIITDINMPNMDGKEFIQRVLSDQTINRETPVIVLSSYPDIGFDQDNLIYIMKKPFKIERLTNIVRIALGKKLVKEAS; encoded by the coding sequence GTGTTAGATAGATTAAAAGTTCTTGTTGTTGAAGATGAAGAAGAGATCAGAGACTTTGTTGGATTTTGTCTTGAAGACTTCTTGGGCAATAGAGTGGAGTACTTTTCTTCTAGTGATGGGCTTGATGCACTTGAGAAGACAAAAACGTGCAAATACGATTTAATTATAACTGATATTAATATGCCTAATATGGATGGAAAAGAATTTATTCAAAGGGTGTTGTCGGATCAGACTATAAATAGAGAGACACCAGTAATAGTTCTATCTAGTTACCCAGATATAGGCTTTGACCAAGATAATTTAATTTATATTATGAAAAAGCCTTTCAAGATTGAAAGGCTGACTAATATTGTAAGAATTGCTTTAGGAAAGAAGCTAGTTAAAGAAGCTAGTTAA
- a CDS encoding ubiquinol-cytochrome c reductase iron-sulfur subunit, which translates to MSEDLKKSLNRREFFSYLSVAWISFTAACAGLASLAFRFSYPNVNFEPEMDFIAGFPADYEEGVDERWKNGFGVWMVKQEGKLVALSNICTHLGCVPNWLPAELKFKCPCHGSGYYMTGVNFEGPAPRPLERYKISLTAEGTIKVDKTKVYRSEKGQWDHPDSFISV; encoded by the coding sequence ATGAGTGAAGACTTAAAAAAGAGTTTGAATCGAAGAGAGTTTTTTAGCTACCTGTCTGTTGCATGGATTTCTTTTACAGCAGCATGTGCTGGTCTAGCGAGCTTAGCTTTTCGTTTCTCGTATCCTAACGTTAACTTTGAGCCAGAAATGGATTTCATTGCAGGCTTTCCGGCTGATTATGAGGAAGGTGTTGATGAGAGATGGAAGAACGGATTTGGTGTATGGATGGTAAAGCAAGAAGGTAAACTTGTTGCTCTTTCAAATATCTGTACTCATCTTGGTTGTGTTCCGAACTGGCTACCGGCTGAATTAAAGTTCAAGTGTCCTTGTCACGGTTCTGGTTATTATATGACTGGAGTAAACTTTGAGGGACCAGCTCCAAGACCATTGGAAAGATACAAGATATCACTAACTGCAGAAGGAACGATTAAGGTTGATAAGACTAAGGTTTATCGTTCAGAAAAAGGTCAGTGGGATCACCCAGATTCATTTATAAGCGTTTAA
- a CDS encoding cytochrome b N-terminal domain-containing protein, with protein MSEKGLAQKVRETQVWKSIFRHGPPDNARNRASVVAGNVFLHLHPIKLKKSGVQLGYTWCMGGLTFFIFLALTVTGLLLMFYYRPTAEYAYNDIIALKEHVPLGIMREIHRWGAHAMVITVWLHMFRVFMTGSYKPPREFNWGIGVILLVLTLLLSFTGYLLPWDQLAIWAITVGSNMAKATPFMGHGGPGAALAQIGDFVMVSDKNDVRFQLLAGRFVGEPALLRFYILHCVFIPLVVGVLIAVHFWRVRKDGGISAPL; from the coding sequence ATGTCAGAAAAAGGTTTGGCACAGAAAGTTAGAGAAACACAAGTTTGGAAATCAATTTTCAGACATGGACCACCAGACAATGCTCGTAACAGAGCTAGCGTTGTGGCAGGAAATGTATTCTTACACTTGCATCCAATTAAGTTAAAAAAATCAGGGGTTCAACTTGGTTATACTTGGTGTATGGGTGGATTAACTTTCTTCATTTTCTTAGCGTTAACAGTAACAGGACTTTTATTAATGTTCTATTACAGGCCAACTGCTGAATATGCATACAACGATATTATTGCTCTTAAGGAGCACGTTCCTTTAGGGATAATGAGGGAGATACATAGATGGGGTGCCCATGCCATGGTTATCACCGTGTGGCTTCATATGTTCCGAGTCTTTATGACAGGTTCGTATAAACCACCACGTGAGTTTAACTGGGGGATTGGTGTTATTCTTCTTGTACTAACTCTTTTACTTTCATTTACAGGTTACCTTCTTCCATGGGATCAGCTTGCAATTTGGGCCATTACCGTTGGTTCGAACATGGCGAAAGCGACTCCGTTTATGGGGCATGGTGGTCCAGGTGCGGCTTTAGCGCAAATTGGTGATTTCGTTATGGTGTCTGACAAGAACGACGTTCGCTTTCAGTTACTAGCGGGTCGTTTCGTTGGAGAGCCAGCGTTATTAAGATTCTACATTCTTCATTGTGTATTTATCCCACTTGTTGTTGGTGTGTTGATAGCTGTTCACTTTTGGCGTGTTAGAAAAGACGGTGGAATCTCGGCTCCACTTTAG
- a CDS encoding HEAT repeat domain-containing protein — protein MNENNDEPKKLVLKGDKKLLENPFLGSLVVPIAIVLVGALIIFGVTKMLSTETSYKDHVHELQSKAFGNKWIAAFELSKKIASSQIPEEDIPWLVESLTDVYKNSPDPRTRDFVVVALGALKHEKVVPSLTMALEDESPDVKFHALVALGNLADSSTVDWEKLKPFFSSDDHALRQAVVLTAGTHKVESLESLVVASLKDESVAVRYSAATALIYYKNEAALTVLQDLLFNSDRKGFDVNQVGNLKLNVLSAIEKVKWSRLNSVVQDVVTRDNNPKVTTKAQQVLNSLKN, from the coding sequence ATGAATGAAAATAATGATGAACCAAAGAAGCTAGTTTTAAAGGGTGATAAAAAATTACTTGAAAACCCTTTTCTAGGAAGTCTTGTTGTTCCAATAGCCATCGTATTGGTGGGCGCATTGATCATTTTTGGTGTAACTAAGATGTTGTCTACCGAAACATCTTATAAAGACCATGTTCACGAACTTCAATCAAAGGCATTTGGTAATAAGTGGATAGCTGCTTTTGAACTAAGTAAAAAGATTGCCTCTTCGCAGATTCCTGAGGAAGACATTCCTTGGTTAGTGGAAAGCCTAACTGACGTTTATAAAAATAGTCCTGATCCAAGAACTCGCGACTTTGTTGTTGTTGCTCTTGGAGCTCTTAAGCATGAGAAGGTCGTACCCTCTTTAACAATGGCGCTTGAAGATGAGAGTCCTGATGTTAAGTTTCACGCACTTGTAGCATTGGGCAATCTCGCAGACTCTTCTACAGTGGATTGGGAGAAGTTGAAGCCATTTTTTAGCTCTGATGATCACGCTTTAAGACAGGCCGTAGTTCTGACTGCTGGAACTCATAAGGTTGAATCTTTAGAGTCACTTGTCGTTGCAAGCCTAAAAGATGAAAGTGTTGCTGTTCGATACTCTGCAGCAACAGCATTAATTTATTATAAAAATGAAGCAGCTCTTACAGTGCTTCAGGATTTACTCTTTAACTCTGATAGAAAGGGGTTTGACGTAAATCAGGTTGGAAACTTAAAACTAAATGTATTGAGTGCTATAGAGAAAGTTAAGTGGTCAAGATTAAATAGTGTTGTGCAAGACGTTGTTACGAGGGATAATAACCCAAAAGTTACAACTAAAGCACAACAAGTCTTAAATTCATTGAAAAATTAA
- a CDS encoding DUF420 domain-containing protein has protein sequence MLQETNSSQKPYIVIATLSSIVIGFLVWLIYFKTPAAASGEWVASLPALNALLNSVCFVFLVSGYFLIKMNKKAAHIMCMLLATISSFLFVVSYILYHHFHGDTKFLATGTIRYVYFSILISHIVLSIPLVPLVLSTLWNAFKKNYSAHKKFARITFPIWIYVSITGVLIFLILNNFNL, from the coding sequence ATGCTACAAGAAACTAATTCTTCTCAAAAACCTTATATTGTTATTGCAACACTCAGTTCAATCGTAATTGGCTTTCTAGTGTGGTTAATCTATTTTAAAACACCCGCGGCAGCTAGTGGGGAGTGGGTCGCCTCTCTTCCTGCATTAAATGCTCTTTTGAACTCTGTATGTTTTGTTTTCTTGGTTTCAGGTTATTTTCTAATTAAAATGAATAAAAAAGCAGCGCATATTATGTGCATGTTACTTGCAACGATTAGTTCATTTTTATTTGTTGTAAGTTATATTCTTTATCATCATTTTCATGGTGACACTAAGTTCTTAGCAACAGGCACAATTCGATATGTCTATTTTAGCATTTTAATTAGTCATATTGTTTTATCAATACCTTTGGTTCCTTTAGTTCTTTCTACGCTATGGAATGCTTTTAAAAAGAATTATAGTGCGCATAAGAAATTTGCAAGGATAACATTTCCGATATGGATATATGTTTCTATTACGGGAGTTTTAATTTTCTTGATACTTAATAATTTTAATCTTTAA
- a CDS encoding thiolase family protein — protein sequence MASIESDKIYLVNGKRTPFGKFGGSLKDISPVDLAVTAAKAAIDEIGLDPSKIQHVILGNVVPSTTDTIYGGRHLALKLGCPVETPGYVVNRLCGSGIQSILDASRLIKMKEAQCVLAAGSENMSLVPHLTYGARFGTKYGALKNVDMLLDSLTDKYTNSPMGITAEKLSEQFKVTRSECDVFALNSHIKAAKAYADGHLQGEISPVELKRGSCEKDEHLRESASIEDMNNLRAAFKDGGVVTAASASGIVDGAAAVIVASGQFCIDNKLTPLAEIVDGEVVGVDPTIMGIGPSPAIKNILSRNKMTLEQIDLVEINEAFAGQTLSCVKDLGLDEDKLNIWGGAVALGHPLGASGTRISLTLARQLHSTGGEFGIASACIGGGQGIAVLLKRHS from the coding sequence ATGGCATCTATTGAAAGTGATAAAATTTACCTGGTAAATGGAAAGAGAACTCCTTTTGGAAAATTTGGAGGCTCTTTAAAAGATATTTCCCCTGTGGACCTTGCTGTTACTGCGGCAAAGGCAGCAATTGATGAGATCGGCCTTGATCCTTCGAAAATTCAACATGTTATCTTAGGTAATGTCGTTCCTTCTACTACAGATACTATCTATGGTGGACGACACTTAGCTCTAAAATTAGGGTGTCCAGTTGAAACACCAGGCTATGTTGTTAACCGACTCTGCGGCTCAGGTATTCAGTCAATCCTCGATGCTTCTAGATTAATTAAAATGAAAGAGGCCCAGTGTGTACTTGCTGCTGGTTCTGAAAATATGTCTTTAGTTCCTCATCTAACTTATGGAGCAAGATTTGGTACCAAATACGGAGCTTTAAAGAATGTAGATATGTTACTTGATTCTTTAACTGATAAATATACTAATTCTCCAATGGGAATAACTGCCGAAAAATTGTCTGAGCAATTTAAAGTTACTAGGTCTGAATGTGATGTTTTCGCATTAAACTCACACATAAAAGCAGCGAAGGCCTATGCTGATGGACACTTACAGGGTGAAATTTCTCCTGTTGAGTTAAAGAGAGGTTCATGTGAAAAAGATGAACACTTAAGAGAGTCAGCTTCTATAGAAGATATGAATAATCTAAGAGCAGCATTTAAGGATGGTGGAGTTGTAACAGCAGCTTCAGCTTCAGGAATTGTAGATGGTGCTGCTGCGGTGATAGTAGCGTCGGGACAATTTTGTATTGATAATAAATTAACTCCGCTGGCAGAAATTGTTGATGGAGAAGTTGTTGGCGTTGACCCAACAATTATGGGAATTGGTCCTTCTCCTGCTATAAAAAATATTTTATCTAGAAATAAGATGACTTTAGAGCAGATAGATCTTGTTGAAATAAATGAAGCCTTTGCTGGCCAAACGCTTTCTTGTGTTAAAGATCTAGGTCTTGATGAGGATAAGCTTAATATTTGGGGGGGAGCAGTTGCACTAGGTCATCCTCTTGGTGCCTCTGGAACGAGGATTTCTCTCACTCTTGCTAGACAATTACATTCCACTGGGGGAGAATTTGGAATAGCGTCAGCTTGTATCGGTGGTGGTCAAGGGATTGCTGTTCTTTTAAAGAGGCATAGTTAG
- the mtnA gene encoding S-methyl-5-thioribose-1-phosphate isomerase, which produces MKNLIKPLEWRNGVLELLDQRKLPLEEVIVECHNLEDAFNSIKDMVVRGAPLIGYTGIFGMALYAKSENLSIEEISKAADYLNSARPTAVNLGYELGRCVEMAKECYEETGSFSSLEEKLVSFGFAQLEQIHKDNLEMAKIAKADLESKFGKRKYRIMTLCNTGYLACGPMGTALGVISHLASNDQIEHVYASETRPYMQGIRLTSYELKKQNIPHDVVVEGSFSYLMKNKLIDAIFIGADRIVKNGDTANKIGSSTLSIVAKHYGVPFYVVAPTSSFDFDADTGSSIPIEMRDQDEILFCKGMRIAPEGASALNPSFDVTDAAFIEGIICEKGLISPVSTNELLRVTGRS; this is translated from the coding sequence GTGAAAAATTTAATAAAACCACTCGAGTGGAGAAATGGAGTACTAGAGTTACTTGATCAAAGAAAACTACCATTAGAAGAAGTGATTGTAGAATGTCATAATCTGGAAGATGCTTTTAATAGCATTAAAGATATGGTCGTTAGAGGAGCTCCTCTAATCGGATATACTGGAATTTTCGGCATGGCACTTTATGCAAAGAGTGAAAACCTATCTATTGAAGAGATTTCTAAAGCTGCTGATTATCTAAATTCAGCAAGACCAACAGCTGTTAATCTTGGTTATGAGTTAGGTCGTTGTGTTGAAATGGCTAAAGAGTGTTACGAAGAAACGGGAAGCTTTTCTAGTCTGGAAGAGAAGCTAGTATCATTTGGTTTCGCTCAGCTTGAACAAATTCATAAAGATAATTTGGAGATGGCTAAAATTGCTAAAGCTGACTTAGAGTCTAAGTTTGGAAAGCGAAAATATAGGATCATGACTTTATGTAATACTGGCTATCTTGCTTGTGGTCCAATGGGGACGGCCCTGGGAGTTATTTCTCACTTGGCAAGTAATGATCAAATTGAGCATGTTTACGCTTCAGAAACTAGGCCCTATATGCAAGGGATAAGACTAACTTCATACGAATTAAAGAAACAAAATATTCCTCATGATGTTGTCGTTGAGGGTTCTTTTTCATATTTAATGAAGAATAAATTGATAGACGCTATTTTTATCGGCGCAGATAGAATTGTGAAGAATGGAGATACTGCTAATAAAATCGGCTCTTCAACACTTAGTATTGTGGCAAAACATTATGGAGTTCCTTTTTATGTTGTGGCACCGACGAGCTCTTTTGATTTTGATGCAGATACAGGAAGCTCGATCCCAATTGAAATGAGAGATCAGGATGAGATTTTATTTTGTAAGGGAATGAGGATAGCTCCTGAGGGAGCGAGTGCTCTTAATCCGAGCTTTGATGTAACGGATGCTGCCTTTATAGAAGGAATAATTTGTGAAAAAGGGCTAATTTCTCCTGTATCAACAAACGAGCTTTTAAGAGTAACGGGTAGATCTTAG